TGGCTGAAGGCGCAACAACTGGCGCTGCTGCAGACCGTGCGTGACCGCGAGGCGGAGAAAGAAGCGCAGGAAAGACAGGAGAAAAAGGACAAGCCACCCCGGCCAAAAGAGATCTTCATAGAGGAGCAGGAAGTCAGCAGCATCAACCTGAGCCCGGACGAGCGCTTTATATCCTACCAACTGGTGACTAGCCCGAAGAATGCGAAGGTGGCGATTGTGCCGAATTATGTCACCTCCTCGGGCTATACCGAAGACATCAACACCCGCACCAAAGTAGGCGATGCGCAGGCGACCTCCGCTTTCTATATATATGACACGCAGCGCGACACGGCCTTTGCTGTATCGATGAAGGATGTGGCCTGTATATATGAGCAGCCGGCTTATATAGCGGAGAAGGCAGCCAAAGCCGGTGCGGCGAAAGAGCCCACAGGAAGCAAGGCAAAAAAGCCAGCAATGCGTGCCACGGTTATATATGGCCCCTACTGGTCAGGCAACGGGAAGCAGGCCGTGGTGGTGGCCCGCTCCGAAGACAACAAAGACCGCTGGATTCTGAAGCTGGACCCGGCCACCGGCAAGCTTTCCCTGCTGGACCGGCAGCGCGACGAGGCCTGGATCAACGGCCCCGGCATTGGCTACGGCCCCGGCGACATCGGCTGGATGCCCGACAACGGGCATATATGGTTTCAGTCGGAGGAGAGCGGCTACTCGCATGTATATACCCTAAACGTGAACAGCGGGAAGAAGAAAGCCCTGACAAGCGGCAAGTTCGAGGTGTCGGAGCTGCGGATGTCAGATGATAAGAAGCATTGGTACTTCACCGCCAACAAAACGCACCCGGGCGAGCGGCACTTTTACCGCATGCCGTTGCAGGGCGGAGAGATGGTGCAACTCACCACCCTGCCCGGTGCGCAGGAGGTAACGCTGTCGCCGGACGAGAAGACGCTGGCTGTGCTGTCCTCTACCAGCAACACGCCCTGGGAGCTGTTTGTGATGGACAACAAAAGAAGCGCAAAGCCGAAGCAGGTGACGCACTCGCTCACGGAGGAATTCAAATCCTATGACTGGCGCGAGCCGGAGGTGGTGACGTTTAAGGCGCAGGATGGAACCGCCGTATATGCCCGCGTATACCGCCCGGAGAATCCCGAAAGCAAAGGCCCGGCCGTGGTGTTTGTGCATGGCGCCGGTTACCTGCAGAACGCGCACAAGTGGTGGAGCAGCTATTTCCGGGAGTATATGTTCCATAACTTCCTCGCCGACCAGGGCTACACCGTGCTGGACATCGACTACCGGGGCAGCGCCGGCTATGGCCGCGATGTGCGCACCGGCATCTACCGCTTCATGGGCGGCAAAGACCTCAGCGACCATATAGATGGGGCAAAGTTTCTGGTGGAGCAGTATGACGTGGACCCGGCGCGTATCGGGATATATGGCGGCTCTTACGGCGGCTTTATCACCCTGATGGCCATGTTCACGGAGCCGGGCGTATTTGCCGCCGGTGCTGCGCTGCGCTCCGTCACCGACTGGGCGCACTACAACCACGGTTATTCCTCCAACATCCTCAACACGCCCTACACCGACAGCACCGCCTACGCCAAAAGCTCGCCTATCTACTACGCGGAAGGCCTGAAGGGTGCCCTGCTTATTTGCCACGGCATGGTAGACACCAACGTGCATTTCCAGGATGTGGTGCGCCTGACGCAGCGCCTGATCGAATTGGGAAAAGAGAACTGGGAACTGGCCGTGTACCCGGTAGAGAGCCACGGTTTCACGGAGCCCTCCAGCTGGACGGACGAGTACAAACGGATTTTCAAGCTCTTCGAGGAGAACCTGAAGAAAGCTCCGAAAGACAGGAGCTGACCACTCATCCTCCACTCTATAAAAAAGCGCGGGCTATCGTATGACAGCCCGCGCTTTTTTATAGAGTGGATAACCCCAGACTTAGAAACGGCGGCCTTCCATATATGCCTAAAAGGTATAAGTAAATTGCGCGCCGCTGTAGTAGCGCCCGGAAAATGGCACGAGGCTGATGTTGGTGGTATTCGTCTTCTTGTGGAGTTGCGGCACCAGAATGCCCGCGGCCGCGCCCATGGCATAGCCCAGGATATTGTCGCTCAGGAAGTGCTTGCCTGCCCGCAGCCGCAGGTAGCCCACCGTGGCGGGCACGGCAGCGGCAGCGGCCCACACATAAGGCCTGGCGGGAGAGTCGGGGTTGAAGTCATGAAAAATTTTGGCGGCGAAGAAAGAGGCAGCGGCAGAGGCCGCTGTGTGCCCGGCATAAAACGAGTTCTGCGCATTCGCCCTCGTCTTCTCGGAAAGCTCTACTTCCGGGCTATAGGTCAAAGGCCGGTCGCGGGGCACAATGCCATTGGCCATGGTAAAAAGAGCGCCCGTAATAGACATAGTTTCCAGATACAGCACAAACACCTGCCCGGCTTTGCCCCGTATGTTGTCGTTGAGCAGCATGAGGGCCGGGGCCACGGCAAACGAGCCGTAGAAGGGGAAGTCGCTGGTCTTCTTGGCCGACTCGGAGTGCCAGCCCGCCGAGAAGCGGTCGAAGCGGTTCACCTCGTCTTTGCTCTGTGTCATGGCCTCTTCTTCCGTCAGGCCCTCCTTGTCCTGCATCAGAGTCAGGCCGTAGTAGCTGAGGCCCATGCCGGCGGCAATAATGGGCGCGTCCACTTTCAGGCTGGTTTCATAGGGGGAGTCGTTTTCCTGGCCGAAGGCGTTGCCCGTGAGCACAGTAAGGATGGCAAATACAGTAAGAATGCGTTTCATATATAGATTTTGCGGGTGATATGATTTTATCTTCAAACGGAGCGCCATTTCAAAAGTTATGGCACTTCCTGTGTTGTTTTTCGGCTTTTAAGGGCTGGCGGCAGCCAGTAGGTCTGGAAGGCAGCATTATTTTTAATTAGATTTTCCACCCATTTTTTCCGGCGGGGGCAGATTGCCCGCTGGGCCAGTGTGTTTTAAGTGTGGCAGAATTGTTTTAGCTTTGCAGCCGCTGCCGGTGCAGGCGGCCGGTTTATACTTTGTACCTAAACTCATACAATATGCCTTATTTATTTACGTCGGAGTCTGTGTCAGAGGGGCATCCCGATAAAGTGGCGGATCAGATATCGGATGCGCTGTTAGACGAGTTTCTGAAGCAGGACCCACAGTCCAAGGTAGCCTGCGAAACGCTGGTGACGACAGGCCTGGTGGTGCTGAGCGGCGAGGTGAAAACAGAAGCCTACGTAGACGTGCAGAAGGTGGCCCGCGAGGTGATCAAGCGCATCGGCTATACAAAGTCTGAATACAAGTTCGACGCCGATGCCTGCGGCGTGATCTCGGCCATCCACGAGCAGTCGGCGGACATCAACCAGGGCGTGGAGCGCACTAACCCCGAGGACCAGGGCGCGGGCGACCAGGGCATGATGTTCGGCTACGCCACCAACGAAACCGACAACTACATGCCGCTGGCGCTCAGTATCTCGCACCTGCTGCTGCAGGAGCTGTCTGCTATCCGCAAGGAGGGCAAGGAAATGACCTACCTGCGCCCGGACGCCAAGTCGCAGGTAACCATCCGTTACAGCGACAGCCACGTGCCCGAGAAGATCGACACCATCGTGATCTCCACCCAGCACGACGAGTTTGTGACAGCCAAAGACGACAGCGCGGAGGCAAAAAACGAAGCAGAGAAGCAGATGGTGCAGCAGATTAAAGAAGACGTGGACGCCATTCTCATTCCGCGCGTGCTGCAACTGCTGCCGGAGCGCATCCAGAAACTGTTCAACAGCGACATCACCTACCACATCAACCCAACAGGCAAGTTCGTGATCGGGGGGCCGCACGGCGACACGGGCCTGACAGGCCGCAAGATCATCGTGGACACCTACGGCGGAAAGGGCGCGCACGGGGGCGGGGCCTTCTCCGGCAAAGACTCTTCCAAGGTAGACCGCTCGGCTGCCTACGCAGCCCGCCATATCGCCAAAAACCTGGTGGCCGCCGGTGTGGCAGACCAGGCGCTGGTGCAGGTGGCCTACGCCATTGGCGTGGCAAAGCCGGTTGGTTTATATGTCACCACCTACGGCTCTACCAACGTGAAAGACAGCAAAGGCGACACCATGAGCGACGGCGAGATCTCCGAGAGAGTGAGCAAGCTGTTCGACATGCGCCCCTATGCCATTGTGCAGCGCTTCGGCTTGCAAAACCCGATTTTCGCGGAGACGGCGGCTTACGGCCATATGGGCAGAACGCCTTATTTGAAGCGGGTGGAGGTAGGCAGAAACGGCCATACCGAAGTAAAGGAGTTCGAGACCTTCACCTGGGAGAAACTGGACTACGTAGACAAGATAAAGGCTGAGTTCGGCCTGTAGTGTGCAGACACAAGACATCTTATATATAAACAGAACGGCCTGCTATTTTTAGCAGGCCGTTCTGTTTATATGTGGTCAGTTTATAGATGGTTTACAAACTCGGAACTCGGAATTATGGTGGAAGCGCAGCTTCCGTCAGTGGGCCGCCAGTTTCTGCTTGTGCTTCTTCAGCTGGCGGCGCATTGCATCCACGGCGGCGTCGGCGGCAGCCTCGAACGAAGGGGCATCCTCCTGCGAGAAGAGCGTGGAGCCCGGCACAAACAACCGGATCTCGACTGTCTTGTTATCTATTCCGTCTTTGTTGTTGTTCTTGAGGAACACCTCGCCATTCACTATTCTGTCGTAGAACGTCTCCAGTTTATTCACCTTCTGCTGAATAAAGGAATTCAGCTGCTCATCAGCCTCTAAGTTCACGGAATACATTTGTAGCTTCATAGTTTTTACATTTAATGATTAAACTTACGCTTTTGGGTGGGCTTTCTCGAAAATTGATTTCAGCTTCTCAATGGAGTTATGGGTATATACCTGCGTGGCCGCAAGGCTCGCGTGGCCCAGCAAATCCTTGATTGCGTTCAGGTCGGCGCCTTTGTTCAGCAGGTGCGTGGCAAACGAGTGGCGCAGCACGTGCGGGCTGTTATGTTCGGAGGACGTAATCAAGCTGATGTACTTTTTAACGACGCGGTAAACGAATTTAGGATACAGGGGACGTGCCTTATTAGTAACGAGCAAGTTTGCCGAATTGTTATCGCCAAAATAGCGCTTCTTCTGCTCCGTGTAGGCGCTGATGCTGCCCAGCAGCGAGTCGTTGAGGGGGACGATGCGCTCCTTGTTGCCCTTGCCCAGCACGCGCACCGTTTTGGCACGGTGGTCAATGTCAGCGTGTTGCACGCCCAGGAGCTCCGCCAGCCGGATGCCGGTGCCGTACAGGAACTCCAGGATCAGGCGCTCGCGCTGCCCCTCAAAATTTTCCTCGAACGTGAAGCTGTCGAGCAGGGTGTTAAAGGGCTCCTCCAGCACAAAGCCTGGCAGCTTTTTGGAGGCTTTGGGCGCTTTGATTCGCAGCATCGGGTTCGCCCCGATGCGCTGCTGCGCCAGCAGGAACCGGTAGTACGAGCGCAGGCAGGCGATTTTCCGGTTGATGGAGCGCGGCTGTATGTTTTGCTGCACCAGTGTCAGAATCCAGGACCGGATAATGGCGTGATTGGCCTCGGCGGCGTCGGTGATGCCGTAGGTGTGCTGCAGGTACTGGGCAAACTGGCCGAGATCGGTGTGGTAGGAGGTAAGCGTGTGCGGGCTATACCGCTTCTCGTACTGGAGGTACTTAAAAAATAAATCCATAATTTGGTATACCCGCTGTTGTGGAGCGGGTATACCAAATTATGGAAAAATAAAGTATGTTGTTAGAAAGCCTAGTAGTTTTCGTTAGCAAACATCTGTTGCTTATATACCGCTCTCTCTTTTTGCTTTCTTTTAGAAACAGACGGCTTCTCGAAATAAGCTCTTGAACGCAGCTCTTTCAAAACGCCTGTTCTCTCAAACTTCTTTTTGAATCTCTTCAAGGCCCGGTCTACTGACTCGTTATCTTTTACGTTGATAATAATCATATTTCTCTCTTTTCTCTTTGAATTAAGGATGCAAATTTAACTAAGCTTATACTTAAAAATCAACATATTGGCTGAATATATTTTCACAATGCCGGATTTTTTATAAGGAAGGCGGCGAAAGGCGGTTTTTGCAGCCTGTGCGGCCCTTACTTCAGTATTGCTCTGGATATAACAAGCTTTTGTATCTCGCTTGTTCCCTCTCCGATG
This window of the Pontibacter russatus genome carries:
- a CDS encoding prolyl oligopeptidase family serine peptidase, coding for MLLNKRAVALLAYLMLGAGSLLAQEKKTELSVEKIMRDPRWMGTSPGNIFWSEDGRKIYFSWNPDGNKGDSLYSASADGRNIRKVSPQERRSLPSPNGAYNRAETKKVYEQHGDIYLYDIKAGKPQQITNTVERESSPSFSHSEQKVVYIKDGNLYAWHMASGQTVQLTDFRKGKKAAEEGKNAQREWLKAQQLALLQTVRDREAEKEAQERQEKKDKPPRPKEIFIEEQEVSSINLSPDERFISYQLVTSPKNAKVAIVPNYVTSSGYTEDINTRTKVGDAQATSAFYIYDTQRDTAFAVSMKDVACIYEQPAYIAEKAAKAGAAKEPTGSKAKKPAMRATVIYGPYWSGNGKQAVVVARSEDNKDRWILKLDPATGKLSLLDRQRDEAWINGPGIGYGPGDIGWMPDNGHIWFQSEESGYSHVYTLNVNSGKKKALTSGKFEVSELRMSDDKKHWYFTANKTHPGERHFYRMPLQGGEMVQLTTLPGAQEVTLSPDEKTLAVLSSTSNTPWELFVMDNKRSAKPKQVTHSLTEEFKSYDWREPEVVTFKAQDGTAVYARVYRPENPESKGPAVVFVHGAGYLQNAHKWWSSYFREYMFHNFLADQGYTVLDIDYRGSAGYGRDVRTGIYRFMGGKDLSDHIDGAKFLVEQYDVDPARIGIYGGSYGGFITLMAMFTEPGVFAAGAALRSVTDWAHYNHGYSSNILNTPYTDSTAYAKSSPIYYAEGLKGALLICHGMVDTNVHFQDVVRLTQRLIELGKENWELAVYPVESHGFTEPSSWTDEYKRIFKLFEENLKKAPKDRS
- a CDS encoding phosphatase PAP2 family protein, with amino-acid sequence MKRILTVFAILTVLTGNAFGQENDSPYETSLKVDAPIIAAGMGLSYYGLTLMQDKEGLTEEEAMTQSKDEVNRFDRFSAGWHSESAKKTSDFPFYGSFAVAPALMLLNDNIRGKAGQVFVLYLETMSITGALFTMANGIVPRDRPLTYSPEVELSEKTRANAQNSFYAGHTAASAAASFFAAKIFHDFNPDSPARPYVWAAAAAVPATVGYLRLRAGKHFLSDNILGYAMGAAAGILVPQLHKKTNTTNISLVPFSGRYYSGAQFTYTF
- the metK gene encoding methionine adenosyltransferase, whose product is MPYLFTSESVSEGHPDKVADQISDALLDEFLKQDPQSKVACETLVTTGLVVLSGEVKTEAYVDVQKVAREVIKRIGYTKSEYKFDADACGVISAIHEQSADINQGVERTNPEDQGAGDQGMMFGYATNETDNYMPLALSISHLLLQELSAIRKEGKEMTYLRPDAKSQVTIRYSDSHVPEKIDTIVISTQHDEFVTAKDDSAEAKNEAEKQMVQQIKEDVDAILIPRVLQLLPERIQKLFNSDITYHINPTGKFVIGGPHGDTGLTGRKIIVDTYGGKGAHGGGAFSGKDSSKVDRSAAYAARHIAKNLVAAGVADQALVQVAYAIGVAKPVGLYVTTYGSTNVKDSKGDTMSDGEISERVSKLFDMRPYAIVQRFGLQNPIFAETAAYGHMGRTPYLKRVEVGRNGHTEVKEFETFTWEKLDYVDKIKAEFGL
- the hpf gene encoding ribosome hibernation-promoting factor, HPF/YfiA family, which produces MKLQMYSVNLEADEQLNSFIQQKVNKLETFYDRIVNGEVFLKNNNKDGIDNKTVEIRLFVPGSTLFSQEDAPSFEAAADAAVDAMRRQLKKHKQKLAAH
- a CDS encoding tyrosine-type recombinase/integrase, with translation MDLFFKYLQYEKRYSPHTLTSYHTDLGQFAQYLQHTYGITDAAEANHAIIRSWILTLVQQNIQPRSINRKIACLRSYYRFLLAQQRIGANPMLRIKAPKASKKLPGFVLEEPFNTLLDSFTFEENFEGQRERLILEFLYGTGIRLAELLGVQHADIDHRAKTVRVLGKGNKERIVPLNDSLLGSISAYTEQKKRYFGDNNSANLLVTNKARPLYPKFVYRVVKKYISLITSSEHNSPHVLRHSFATHLLNKGADLNAIKDLLGHASLAATQVYTHNSIEKLKSIFEKAHPKA
- the rpsU gene encoding 30S ribosomal protein S21, encoding MIIINVKDNESVDRALKRFKKKFERTGVLKELRSRAYFEKPSVSKRKQKERAVYKQQMFANENY